In one bacterium genomic region, the following are encoded:
- a CDS encoding hydantoinase B/oxoprolinase family protein, whose amino-acid sequence MAMDPVFLEIFKNRIQAISEEMANVVLRTGFTVFVKETADFGTFLLSPIGETFGSPVVTGVNLSLAIPGEGVVAAVPEWHEGDIVITNDPYATSGLSTHLADVWLVKPIFAEGRIIAFGCCFVHSSDVGGKVPGSISPTSYDIFQEGVRIAPVKLYDRGTLNEQILRVFLDNCRIPEQNWGDLRALMASLHTGERRLHELVVRYGVTQVERGIQGLLAYAEHQVRAMIREIPDGEYAFWDYLEGGPGGYPIRLRCRLVVTGDEILMDFEGTDPQVRAAFNLPSCNKQGHYMLVPTLVRYFRTLDPSCPWNSGMVRPVSNRAPAGSVLNPEPPAACGVRAATFIRLMDVVIGALSQAQPDRLPAAGAGQACIVLLAMDDVRTGRHQVGVVQPICGGSGARPMRDGIDGMDFSVGYLRNVPAETLETDMPILIERYGLRQDSGGAGRYRGGSGIELTVRVFAPDTVMTARGMERMRFRPWGRLGGSPGENGTAVKNLHAPDETPTGRIDELLLQPGDAVTFLSQGGGGYGDPYERDVERVRSDVRRGLVSAEAARTEYGVVIADGRVDDAATQTLRSSRPARRTPFVFGPERDAFEAVWSDAMQLALNRCLMTYPLALRNYLKQRAMTEIDARAAARRAPAPGEIAGLVRELFERMAGGGGALSGDRAAVRS is encoded by the coding sequence TCGCCGATCGGCGAGACCTTCGGGTCCCCCGTGGTGACCGGCGTCAACCTGTCGCTCGCGATCCCCGGCGAGGGCGTCGTCGCCGCCGTGCCCGAGTGGCACGAGGGCGACATCGTCATCACGAACGATCCCTACGCCACGTCGGGCCTCTCCACTCATCTCGCGGACGTGTGGCTGGTCAAGCCGATCTTCGCGGAGGGGCGGATCATCGCGTTCGGGTGCTGCTTCGTGCACTCCTCGGACGTGGGCGGCAAGGTGCCCGGCAGCATCTCGCCGACGAGCTACGACATCTTTCAGGAAGGCGTGCGGATCGCGCCCGTCAAGCTCTACGACCGCGGGACGTTGAACGAGCAGATCCTGCGCGTGTTCCTCGACAACTGCCGCATCCCGGAACAGAACTGGGGCGATCTGCGGGCGCTCATGGCGTCGCTGCACACCGGCGAGCGCCGCCTCCACGAACTGGTCGTCCGCTACGGCGTGACGCAGGTCGAGCGGGGGATCCAGGGCCTCCTGGCCTACGCGGAGCACCAGGTCCGCGCGATGATCCGCGAGATCCCCGACGGAGAGTACGCGTTCTGGGACTATCTCGAGGGCGGTCCGGGCGGGTACCCGATCCGCCTCAGGTGCCGCCTGGTCGTGACCGGCGACGAGATCTTGATGGACTTCGAGGGGACCGATCCGCAGGTCCGCGCGGCGTTCAACCTTCCGTCGTGCAACAAACAGGGGCACTACATGCTCGTGCCGACGCTGGTGCGGTACTTCCGGACGCTCGACCCGTCGTGTCCGTGGAACAGCGGCATGGTCAGGCCGGTCAGCAACCGCGCACCGGCCGGCAGTGTGCTCAACCCGGAACCGCCGGCCGCGTGCGGCGTGCGGGCCGCGACGTTCATCCGTCTCATGGACGTGGTGATTGGCGCGCTGAGCCAGGCGCAGCCAGACCGGCTCCCGGCGGCCGGCGCCGGGCAGGCGTGCATCGTGCTGCTCGCGATGGACGACGTCCGAACCGGCCGGCACCAGGTCGGCGTGGTCCAGCCGATCTGCGGCGGCTCCGGCGCCCGTCCGATGCGCGACGGGATCGACGGCATGGACTTCTCCGTCGGCTATCTCCGCAACGTTCCGGCCGAGACGCTGGAGACCGACATGCCGATCCTGATCGAGCGCTACGGGCTCCGCCAGGACTCCGGCGGCGCCGGGCGGTACCGCGGGGGAAGCGGCATCGAGCTCACCGTGCGCGTGTTCGCGCCGGACACCGTGATGACCGCCCGCGGCATGGAGCGGATGCGCTTTCGCCCGTGGGGCCGGCTCGGCGGATCGCCCGGCGAGAACGGCACCGCGGTGAAGAACCTGCACGCCCCGGACGAGACCCCGACCGGGCGCATCGACGAGCTGCTGCTGCAGCCGGGAGACGCGGTGACGTTTCTGTCGCAGGGCGGCGGCGGCTACGGCGATCCCTACGAGCGGGACGTCGAGCGCGTCCGGTCCGACGTGCGCCGCGGCTTGGTATCGGCGGAGGCGGCGCGGACGGAGTACGGCGTCGTCATTGCGGACGGACGCGTCGACGACGCCGCGACGCAGACCCTCCGGTCGAGCCGCCCGGCCCGTCGGACGCCGTTCGTCTTCGGCCCGGAGCGGGACGCGTTCGAGGCGGTGTGGTCCGACGCGATGCAACTGGCGTTGAACCGGTGCCTGATGACGTATCCCTTGGCGCTGCGCAACTACCTCAAGCAGCGGGCGATGACGGAGATCGACGCTCGCGCCGCGGCCCGGCGCGCCCCCGCACCCGGCGAGATCGCCGGGCTGGTCCGCGAGCTCTTCGAGCGTATGGCGGGGGGTGGCGGTGCCCTGAGCGGCGACCGCGCGGCCGTGCGGTCGTGA
- a CDS encoding hydantoinase B/oxoprolinase family protein has translation MTDAAGRDERVFLEILHNRLQAVAEEMASVVLRTGFTVFVKETGDFSAALATRDGEVFAAPLATGTTNNPGKPHRPVIDAIPDWAEGDVVIANDPYTTGGLATHLADLYLFKPIFVAGRLLCFASCFIHSSDVGGKVPGSISPTCYDLFQEGFRLRPVKLYEQGRLNEPIRRLLLDNCRIPAQNWGDLKALLACLATAGRRMQQLADRYGFDRIDQGIEGVLAWAERRARQFIEEIPDGEYVFWDYLEADAWGGSPIRLRCRMEVRGSDLFLDFAGTDHQVRGAFNLPSLNQKAHYQFVPTLCRYFRTRDRSIPFNSGLVRPVHTNAPAGSLLNPLPPAAVGVRAATSIRIMDVLLGLLGQALPAEIPAAGAGQACIVLLAMHDPRSGRRRVGVIQPIVGGSGARPRQDGIDGMDFCVGFLRNVPAETLETDMPVLIEHYGLRPDSAGPGRYRGGMGLVLALRVLSPETVLTARGMERIQFRPWGRCGGAPGSLGHATVATERGESRSTGKIDELLLQPGEVITFFSQGGGGYGDPYTRDPEAVAADVRRGLVSPEAAERDYGVVLSGRTVDVDATTRLRARPRGRRPDFAYGPEREALDAIWSDPARMALHAALEAQPPGFRSYMRETLIRALTARAGPGGTVRADDIADAVRECRDRIAPSA, from the coding sequence GTGACCGACGCCGCCGGCCGCGACGAGCGGGTCTTTCTCGAGATCCTCCACAACCGGCTGCAGGCGGTGGCGGAGGAGATGGCCTCCGTGGTGCTGCGCACCGGGTTCACGGTGTTCGTCAAGGAGACGGGAGACTTCAGCGCGGCGCTCGCCACCCGCGACGGCGAGGTGTTCGCCGCGCCGCTCGCCACGGGCACCACCAACAACCCCGGCAAACCGCATCGGCCGGTGATCGACGCGATTCCCGACTGGGCCGAGGGGGACGTCGTGATCGCGAACGACCCGTACACGACCGGCGGCCTCGCCACCCACCTCGCCGACCTGTACCTGTTCAAGCCGATCTTTGTCGCGGGGCGCCTGCTCTGTTTCGCGAGCTGCTTCATCCACAGCTCGGACGTCGGCGGCAAGGTGCCGGGGAGCATTTCCCCGACCTGCTACGACCTGTTTCAGGAAGGGTTCCGCCTGCGCCCCGTCAAGCTCTACGAGCAGGGGCGCCTGAACGAGCCGATCCGCAGGCTGCTGCTCGACAACTGTCGGATCCCCGCGCAGAACTGGGGCGACCTGAAGGCGCTGCTCGCGTGTCTCGCGACCGCGGGGCGCCGGATGCAGCAGTTGGCCGATCGCTACGGGTTCGACCGGATCGACCAGGGGATCGAGGGCGTGCTCGCGTGGGCGGAGCGGCGGGCCAGGCAGTTCATCGAGGAGATCCCGGACGGCGAGTACGTCTTTTGGGACTACCTGGAGGCCGACGCGTGGGGCGGTTCTCCGATCCGCCTGCGCTGCCGCATGGAGGTCCGCGGCAGCGACCTGTTCCTCGACTTCGCGGGCACCGACCACCAGGTGCGCGGCGCCTTCAACCTCCCGTCGCTCAATCAGAAAGCGCACTATCAGTTTGTGCCGACGCTCTGCCGGTACTTCCGCACGCGGGATCGGTCGATCCCGTTCAACAGCGGGCTGGTGCGCCCCGTTCACACCAACGCGCCCGCCGGTAGTCTGCTCAATCCCCTGCCTCCGGCGGCGGTCGGCGTGCGGGCGGCGACGAGCATCCGGATCATGGACGTCCTGCTCGGCCTGCTCGGTCAGGCGTTGCCGGCCGAGATCCCCGCGGCCGGCGCCGGCCAGGCGTGCATCGTCCTGCTCGCGATGCATGATCCGAGAAGCGGCCGCCGCCGGGTCGGCGTGATCCAGCCGATCGTCGGCGGCTCGGGAGCCCGGCCGAGGCAGGACGGAATCGACGGGATGGACTTCTGCGTCGGGTTTCTGCGCAACGTACCCGCGGAGACGTTGGAGACGGACATGCCGGTGCTGATCGAGCACTACGGTCTTCGCCCGGACTCGGCGGGACCCGGCCGCTACCGGGGCGGCATGGGACTCGTGCTGGCGCTCCGCGTGCTGTCGCCCGAAACGGTGCTGACGGCCCGCGGCATGGAGCGCATCCAGTTCCGGCCGTGGGGACGATGCGGGGGTGCCCCTGGATCGCTGGGGCACGCGACGGTGGCGACGGAGCGCGGCGAGAGCCGTTCGACGGGAAAGATCGACGAACTGCTGCTGCAGCCGGGCGAGGTGATCACGTTCTTCTCGCAGGGCGGCGGGGGCTACGGTGATCCGTATACGCGGGATCCGGAGGCGGTGGCCGCGGACGTGCGGCGCGGGCTGGTCAGTCCCGAGGCCGCAGAGCGCGACTACGGCGTAGTGCTCAGCGGACGCACGGTGGACGTCGACGCCACCACAAGGCTCCGGGCCCGACCCCGCGGCCGTCGACCGGACTTCGCGTACGGTCCCGAGCGCGAGGCGCTCGACGCGATCTGGTCCGACCCCGCGCGCATGGCGCTGCACGCGGCCCTGGAGGCGCAACCGCCGGGCTTTCGTTCCTACATGCGGGAGACGCTGATTCGTGCGCTGACGGCCCGCGCCGGCCCCGGAGGAACCGTGCGGGCAGACGACATCGCGGATGCGGTCCGGGAGTGTCGGGACAGGATCGCGCCCTCCGCATGA
- a CDS encoding FAD-dependent oxidoreductase, translated as MQPTNPRDPNYYHKVVDCQWACPAHTPVPEYIRLIAAGRYTDAYMVNWWSNVFPGILGRTCDRPCEPACRRVRVEEEPVAICRLKRVAADHKAEIRPLLPTAPAQTNGKRIALVGAGPASLTVARDMVPLGYQCVLFDGDARAGGMIRTQIPKFRLPESIIDEEVGYILDMGVDLRLGERVDSLRALLAEGYDAIFVGTGAPRGRDLSIPGRDASPEHIHIGIDWLSSVSFGHVHRIGRRVIVLGGGNTAMDCCRTSRRLGGEDVRVVVRSGFEEMKASPWEKEDALREGVTILNFLVPMEFTHEGGRLTGVVFQPVKAQYDAKGRRDLVPTGEPPVHMACDDVLIAVGQENAFPWIERDLGLEFDKWGLPVLDTVTFQSTLPNVFFGGDSAFGPKNIIWAVAHGHEAAISMHLLCRGEDVHARPAPMVTLVSQKMGMHEWVYDNEVSADKRFRVPLRAETVTLRDPKVEVELGFDQQLALLEAKRCLNCDVQTVFTDDRCIECDACVDICPVDCINFTTNGAEEDLRTRLRAPARNPEQDLYVSGALKTGRVMVKDEDVCLHCGLCAERCPTGAWDMQKFLLEVAHADACGRK; from the coding sequence TTGCAGCCCACCAATCCCCGGGACCCAAACTACTACCACAAGGTCGTCGACTGCCAGTGGGCGTGTCCCGCCCACACGCCGGTTCCGGAGTACATCCGGCTCATCGCAGCAGGCCGGTACACCGACGCGTACATGGTCAACTGGTGGTCGAATGTGTTCCCGGGCATCCTCGGGCGCACCTGCGATCGGCCCTGCGAACCGGCGTGCCGACGGGTCCGGGTCGAAGAGGAGCCGGTCGCGATCTGCCGGTTGAAGCGTGTCGCCGCCGACCATAAGGCGGAGATCCGGCCGCTCCTGCCCACGGCGCCCGCGCAGACAAACGGCAAGCGGATTGCGCTCGTCGGCGCCGGCCCCGCCTCACTGACGGTGGCGCGCGACATGGTGCCGCTCGGATACCAGTGCGTCCTCTTCGACGGCGACGCACGGGCGGGCGGGATGATCCGTACCCAAATCCCCAAGTTTCGCCTCCCGGAGTCGATCATTGACGAAGAGGTCGGGTACATCCTCGACATGGGCGTGGACCTTCGGCTCGGGGAGCGCGTCGACAGCCTGCGGGCGCTCCTCGCAGAGGGATACGATGCGATCTTCGTCGGCACGGGCGCGCCGCGCGGCCGCGACCTCAGCATCCCCGGTCGCGACGCGTCGCCGGAGCACATCCACATCGGCATCGACTGGCTGTCGAGCGTGTCGTTCGGGCACGTGCACCGCATCGGCCGGCGGGTGATCGTGTTGGGCGGCGGCAACACCGCGATGGACTGCTGCCGAACGTCCCGGCGGCTCGGCGGCGAGGACGTGCGCGTTGTGGTGCGCAGCGGCTTCGAAGAGATGAAGGCGTCGCCGTGGGAGAAGGAAGACGCGCTCCGCGAGGGCGTCACGATCCTCAATTTCTTGGTCCCGATGGAGTTCACGCACGAAGGAGGGCGGCTCACCGGTGTCGTGTTCCAACCGGTGAAGGCGCAGTACGACGCCAAGGGCCGCCGCGATCTGGTGCCCACGGGCGAGCCCCCGGTGCACATGGCGTGCGACGACGTGCTCATCGCGGTCGGGCAGGAGAACGCGTTCCCGTGGATCGAGCGCGACCTCGGGCTCGAGTTCGACAAGTGGGGTCTCCCCGTGCTCGACACGGTGACGTTTCAGTCGACGCTCCCGAACGTGTTCTTCGGCGGCGACTCCGCGTTTGGGCCGAAGAACATCATCTGGGCGGTGGCGCACGGTCACGAGGCGGCGATCTCGATGCACCTGCTGTGCCGCGGCGAGGACGTCCACGCGCGTCCGGCCCCGATGGTCACGCTCGTGAGCCAGAAGATGGGGATGCACGAGTGGGTGTACGACAACGAGGTGTCGGCGGACAAGCGGTTTCGCGTGCCGCTCCGCGCCGAGACCGTGACGCTCCGCGATCCCAAGGTGGAAGTCGAGCTCGGGTTCGATCAACAGCTCGCGCTGCTGGAGGCGAAGCGCTGCCTCAACTGCGACGTGCAGACGGTCTTCACGGACGACCGCTGCATCGAGTGCGACGCGTGTGTGGACATCTGCCCGGTGGATTGCATCAACTTCACGACGAACGGCGCCGAGGAGGACCTGCGCACGCGCCTGCGCGCGCCGGCGCGGAACCCGGAGCAGGACCTCTACGTCTCCGGCGCGCTGAAGACGGGCAGGGTGATGGTGAAGGACGAGGACGTGTGTCTGCACTGCGGGCTGTGCGCCGAACGATGCCCGACCGGCGCGTGGGACATGCAGAAGTTCTTGCTGGAGGTGGCGCACGCGGACGCGTGCGGACGGAAATGA